The Capricornis sumatraensis isolate serow.1 chromosome 20, serow.2, whole genome shotgun sequence genome contains the following window.
CCCCTGGAGCCCCGAAAGCCCGCCCCTGGTTGGTAGTTAAAAGCCCTCATTCCTCGGCtttcccacctctcccagtcAAGTTCTGAACTTCCGAGGCATCTGGGCCTCCCTAGAAGGGTTTGTAACACTAAAACCACAGTCCTGACCACCTGGACCCTTACCGGTCTCTTTAAGGATTTCAGACCACTCGatcttcctgtctctttaagagttAGGGCCTATGAATGTGGCGGCCCCTTTAAGGCAACGTTGGACCAAATCATGTGTGAAAGCTGTGGGGATACCCGCCGGGACCTTGTGCGGCTCTAACTCCTCCTCACGCTCCAGACAGCGAATCAGCTGCTTTCTGGAGTAGACTTTCAGTAAAAAATGACTTTTCTCGCTTCTCGGCCGTGCCCAAGTGGAAATTCCCCCTAGTTATGCTCACAGAGAGAGCGAGCTCCGAGCTACACCTCCCGCGCTCGCATGCCGCATGGACGCTCACAGACGAGGCCACACCCCTGTGGTTCCACGTGGTCGGCGGCGGGGCCTGAGTTGCTTGGTCTACTTTGAGACATGGGTCCAGGGATGGCGGGGACCCCGTCCGGCGGTGAGTTGCTTCACGGCGGGCCTACAGGGTGCAGAGAGTTGGctggcgggaggagaaaggggtgccCTGGAGCGTTCGGACGGAAAAAAGAGACACCCTCTGAGACCGGACCATGCTTCTTACCCCAGTGGCTAAACCTGGGGGAAATCTAGAAGGGTTTTCCTGGGGAACCCAGAAATGCCTCTTCTCAGCTGCTGCTCCCGTCTCACCAAAAGAATCTGACCAAGCGGAGAGTGTATCCCCCGGGTGATGGTGGGGACGGGGAGGCATTCAGATAGAGGATATTTGAGGGTCGCgggttggcggggggggggggggggggcgggataCTGGGGGGGAGAACTAGGGTTGGGATGGCGGATATAGGCGCGCCTCTGGGGAACAGACAGGATAGAGGAAAGGCGTGGTAAGAGGATTGGGGTGCTCAAGAAGTTGAGACCAATGGACCGATAGGCGCGCCCTGGAGGACTGGACCGGCACAAATGACCATTTCCCCTTCTGCAGGTGCTGCTCGGTTTTCTTGTCCCCCCAACTTTACTGCGATGCCCCCAGCCTCAGAACACAGTCGTTTCTCTTTGGAGGCATTGACCAGCCCAGATACAGAGCTGTGGCTCATCCAGGCCCCTGTGGACTTCGCCCCAGACTGGTAAGAGGTCCTATGCCAACTCCTGGGATCATTTCTCACCCCAGTGGCTGAAGTAGGTGGGGTACTTAAAGGGGCTTTCTTGGGGAACCCAGAAATGCTGCATCTCAACTGCTGTCCCCTGTCCCACCAAAAGAATCTGGTCAAGCTTCTGCACTCCTCTTTTCAACTTTCAGCCTCAATGGACGTCTCGTGCCTCTCTCTGGCTCCCAGATTGTGAAGGGCAAGTTGGCAGGCAAGCGGCACCGCTACAGGGTTCTCAGCAGCAATGGCCCCAGAGCTGGAGGAGAAGCAACCCTGCTGGCCCCCTCAGCGGAGGCAGGAGGGGGACTCACCTGTGCCCTGGCACCCCAGGGCAGCCTGAGGATCTTTGAGGGTCCCCAGGAATCCCTGGAAGGGACTCTACTGCAGTCCATTCCTGCAAGTCCCCCACCACAGATCCCCCCTGGCCTGAGGCCCCGGTTCTGTGCCTTTGGAGGCAGCCCGCCGGTCACAGGGCCTGGGTCTGTCTTGGCCCTGAAGTCCCTGGCCTcagggaagaggaaaaagaagagacaccTGCCAGAAGCCTCGGTTCCTCAGGAGGCAGTGAAGGAGCATGGGGCCCTGGAGGTGGACACAGCTTTGGGGTCCCCAGAGCTGGATgtggggaagaagaaaaaaaagcaccAGCTGAAAGAACTAGAGGTGACAGAGCCACTGGCAACAGAGCCCGTTGCTGAGACGTTGGAGCCTCCGGGAGCAGTGTCCCCATCCACCACCAAGAAGAGCAAAAAGAAGCCCAAAGAGTTCGTAGAAATGGTCAAGCCAGAAACAGGGATGCCAGAGTCCAAAGAAGAGACGGTGGAGGAGCTAGAACTCAGGGTTAAAAGGGAGCCTCTGGAAGAGACAATCCTGTCccccagaaagaagaggaagaagcagaaggaGCCAGGAGAGATGGAGCCGGTGGAGGGGACGACAGCGGGGTCTCAGCTGCAGGTGAAGACGGAGCCACAGGAGGAAGCCATCCCACTGCCGTcctcaaagaagaagaaaaaggaaaagaggcacAAAGGGGTGAGGGAGCCAGGGATGGAGGCGACAGAGCCAGAGGTGAAGCCTCTGGAGCTCGCAGGGGAGGTGACGGAGCCTGAACTGCCACCTGATGTGCAGCCACAGGCTGAGGCACCTCTGGGATCCcccaaaaagagaaggaagaaagaaaaacagccaaATGTGATGATGGAGCCAGGGACAGAGGTGGTGGAGCCACAGGCAGAGGGGATGGAGCCCGAGCTGCCAAGTGCTGCTGAGCCTCAGGCAGCTCTAGCATCcaccaagaagaagaagaagaaagaaagagggcacCTAGCGACTGAGCCTGGGACTGAGATGACTAACCCCCAAGGTGAGATGATGGAGCCTGAGCTGCCAGAGGAGGGGcagcctgaggccagggcagaTCCAGCATCCActaagaagaggaaaaagcaggGCCAGAAAAGCCAGGTGCCCGAGACAGCACCCCAGGAGGCGATGCCAGAGCCCCTGCTGAATCCCGAGTCTGGGCAGGCTGCTCCCACGGGACAGGAGAGGAAGCGGAAGAAGAAGTCGCAGCAGGATCCCGTGTAAGCGTCCACCAGGGAAACCGATGACTGCAGCGCAAACAAGCTGAAGGTGGCTGCCTGGGCCATCAGAAAGCGAGAGCAGAGAGCCCCCTCCCACTGACTACACCAGCACGCCAGCCAGAGCCTGCGCCAGAAAAAAGTGCTTTATTATTACACCAAGGACCTCCTTGGCATCTGGGGTCAGTGGGGCACTTTCAAGAAGGGCTCGTGGAAGACATCAAACAGCCTTCGGGcctggagaggggaggaggaagaaaaggaactgGTCATTAAATGAGCCATTTGTTTGATACATTGGAGTGGGCTTCTGGTTCTTTTTCTCCTCACTTGGAGGGGACATTGTGGGGGTGAGCAGAGAAG
Protein-coding sequences here:
- the POLR1G gene encoding DNA-directed RNA polymerase I subunit RPA34; its protein translation is MAGTPSGGAARFSCPPNFTAMPPASEHSRFSLEALTSPDTELWLIQAPVDFAPDCLNGRLVPLSGSQIVKGKLAGKRHRYRVLSSNGPRAGGEATLLAPSAEAGGGLTCALAPQGSLRIFEGPQESLEGTLLQSIPASPPPQIPPGLRPRFCAFGGSPPVTGPGSVLALKSLASGKRKKKRHLPEASVPQEAVKEHGALEVDTALGSPELDVGKKKKKHQLKELEVTEPLATEPVAETLEPPGAVSPSTTKKSKKKPKEFVEMVKPETGMPESKEETVEELELRVKREPLEETILSPRKKRKKQKEPGEMEPVEGTTAGSQLQVKTEPQEEAIPLPSSKKKKKEKRHKGVREPGMEATEPEVKPLELAGEVTEPELPPDVQPQAEAPLGSPKKRRKKEKQPNVMMEPGTEVVEPQAEGMEPELPSAAEPQAALASTKKKKKKERGHLATEPGTEMTNPQGEMMEPELPEEGQPEARADPASTKKRKKQGQKSQVPETAPQEAMPEPLLNPESGQAAPTGQERKRKKKSQQDPV